A window of Bos mutus isolate GX-2022 chromosome 3, NWIPB_WYAK_1.1, whole genome shotgun sequence genomic DNA:
TTCTGCCTTGCtaatgaagaaagtaaaagtttTTTTCAGGATTGACTCCAGCAAATTCCTTTTTAGGTCTATTGGCTAGAACTGTCAATAGAGAATAGGATTGCCATGACCGACTTTGGGTCAATCATAGTTTATTACCTGGCTGCAGATATGTGATCCCTCCAAACAAAATCAAGGAAGGAGGGAATTAGCAATGTTTGCTGCTTTCTACTTTATAATCTctctttttattaattatatatcatGAACATCTTTCTGCGTCAATAAATACAGACTCAGGGGGATAGGGATAGAGGGGGAAATtgaaagaaagtagaatggtggttgctggAGAGCAAGAAGGGAAGAATGGGAGGTTACTGCTAAATGGGTGCAGTTTCAGGTTGGAGACAGGTGGTGGAGACAGTTGCACAACCACACGAATGCAGTAAATagcactgaattgtacacttgaaaatgcTTACAATGGTAAGTTTTATGCTATGGGTATTTTACCACACTAAAAATAAGTACAGACTTAGTCATCTGATAACTACTGAGGTCAGTACCAAGGACACAATATTAAACATAACAAACAAAGAACTGGCCTTCATGGGGCTTGGCATCAGATGGGAAATGCAGAAAGCCATCCCCGAAATTCACAAGTACAACGATCCCACATGCTACCAAGGAGAGGTTGGGGAAAGGGGTGTGAGTCAACCAGGAGGGTTCTCATTTTAACAGCCATGCACCATTCCCTCGCAGAGCTGTAGCATCATTATTTCAACATTTCTCCTATTGCTGGAGGTTTAGAGTCTTGCCATGTTTGAGCTATAATAAACACTGACCCAGTAAACACCTCCCTAagttcaaggctatggtttttccagtggtcatgtatggatgtgagagttggactgtgaagaaggctgagcaccaaagaattgatgcttttgaactgaggtgttggagaagactcttgagagtcccttggactgcaaggagatccaaccagtccattctgaaggagatcagccctgggatttctttggaaggactgatgctaaagctgaaactccagtactttggccacctgatgcgaagagttgactcattggaaaagactctgatgctgggagggattgggggcaggaggagaaggggacgacagaggatgagatggctggatggcatcactgactcgatggatgtgagtttgagtgaactccgggagttagtgatggacagggaggcctggcgtgctgcgattcatggggtcgcaaagagtcggacacaactgagtgactgaaatgaactgaactgaactgaagtacatcTTGGTGCGTCTATTTCCTTAGGATAAGTTCCCTCatgtggaagtgcagaatctcagGCACCCACGTGCAGAGCCTCTTAGCACGGGCTGCCGCGTTCCTCTCTAAACCTCATATCGTTTCTGTTCCTACCAGGGAAGTGAGAAATTGCCCTGTTCTTCCACTTTCTGCCAACATCATCTGTTATTGTCTTTGTAAAATGTTGCCAATGTTATGGGGTGAAACATGGTTTCTTGATGTTTTAAAGTGCATTCCCTTGATTCTTTCTGAGGTTgacatgttttcatttgtctcttttaTGGGGTCACAGGTCTTTCCTGTGAGTGagctccttttctttcctgtctgattTGTGGCGCGCGCTCTCAGGATTGTGAGCTCTGTCTGTAAGATGTTGCCGCCACTCTTTGGGCACCTCTGGGTGTTACAAGATCTTCCTCCTATGGAGactgtatttgtgtgtttgtccTCCAGCCCCCTGGGGCTCTCCCACTTGCTTCAGGGTGGCATCCACAGCCCTTCCTGATCAaatccccacccacccaccagtgTCCTCTCCAGCCATCCTCTCCATCCTAAGCTCCGTTCGCATCTACCCGTGGTCACTCCTCAGCTGTCTTGGGGTGACTCAGGGCTTCCAGCCTGTGTCCAGGCTACTCTCCCTGAGTGAACCCTTAGGTGTAGCTCAGGACAAATCTGAGATGATTTTACTGATTCTCCAGGTGGGATCAGACCCCACTGTGCCTCCCTCTGCCCAGCACTAACCACTTTGACCTGTCACGGTTCATTCTGCAGCTACCTCAGGGGAGTGGGGGCTCTAGTGGGATAGGCCTGGGTTACACACATCTCTCTGCtcctagtgcctggcacagagggtGGCACCAAGCAAGTAATTAGAGTGTGCTTATGAGTGAATGAAGTAACAAATGGGTGACTGAATGAAATTGACCCCTCCCTGACTCCAGGTTGGCAGATCAGGCTCTAAGGCATGCAGTTGCCCACTTACCCACCACCCTAGCTAGGTCTGCTCTCTTCAAGGTTAACTTGAGGATGTGCAGGTGGCTTGGGAGTTTTCTCCATCTGTAGAATCACCTGCGGAGCTCGTTATCTGACCTGGGCACTGCCTGCATCACTCAGACCCTCGCCTGCCCTTATCTCTGAACTGAGCACTGTCTTGGACAGGGCTCTGGAGACTTGGATTAGAGGTCCAGCCTCTGCCACATGGTGTCCTGTTCTGCTGGGCTGGGCTTGTAGTCAGCAACGAGGAATCTGGGGCATTGGCTCCACCAAGCTACCATCCACTCAGTTCTCCCTTCATGGTGGAAAAAACCTTTCACAGGTCAGATTGGGAACTGAAACCCTGCCACAGGCCACAAGCTAGCTTTCTTGCCACTTCCATCCTCTTTTGCACCTGCTAACTAGAATATGTCCTAACGATTCCCTTCTTCATGTCTCTCCTCTGCTCAAGAACCATCAGTGGACTCCACTTGTCCATCACATGGAATCTGAGCTCTGTAGTAGGAATTCAAGACGCCCCACAACCAAGCTCCAGCCTCATTCTCTGACTCCGTCCGCCATCGCTGTAGCCAGGCCAGTCTCCTTCAGGTTCCTGGGAccatccttcctccttctctcctatGTACCTTTGCCGGTACCATGCCTTCTGCCTGAGATACACCTGCCCCTTCATCCTACCTAGTTAATTCCTGACTTGCCGCCCCCACCTTCTGTGGGTCTTCTTCCAACCATTTCAGTCCTTGATaatctgtttaaaaacaaaagactaaGCCCTTCTCCCCTGTGGAATTACCTGGCTTGCTTATTCGCATTTCAGATCACCCCAAACCTCTATGGGGGTTCTGGGGCCCTGGGCCTTTAAAGACTCCCAGCAGTGTCTGATGCCACCAGCCCAGCTGGGTCCATTGACCTGCATTTGGGAAGTGCTGATTGCATGGGGCTTGGATGCCAACTCCAAGTCTACTCTGGCTCCTGATGGCTACACGCTGTGCACATTCCCCTCTTCTCTGCAAATGATAGCTACCATTTACTGAGGGCTCGCCTGGTACACTCTGAGCACTCGATATGCATGATCTCGTCTAACCTTCATATGCAATTAGGTAGATACTGTTAACCTCATTTTATTGATAAATTGAGGACCAGAGAGGGTCGTGGTGTGTAGGAGGCGTCATACCCTTTAATTCTTCACGAGGTCCTGAGGCTGGTAGTGTCTTCCCCACTGCATAAACGCAGATGCTGAAGATCAGAGAGGGGCAGTGACTTATCCAAGTTCATCCAGCAAGAAACTGGCAGAGGCTGAGTGCAGACCCAGGTCTTTCTGACTCGAGAGTCTGGGATTTAGAGCAAACATCTGCAATGTGGGGTTGACGGATCTGTCCCTCAGGGCCGTTGCAGGGACTAAATGGGGAAATCGGTGTGAGAGTGTCTGGCATCATGCTTAAGGACGAAGAGTAGAAGGGGAATCTTGTCCACCTCCATCTAATCATATAGAACACAGGGAGAGATGTCCAGGGAGGGTCGCCACACGCCCAAGGTCACAGCAGGCAATCACAGAGCCCAAGCTCACCGTCCCTGGGATCACTTTTCCCCAGTAAAGGGCAGGGGCTACCCCTCTCCAGAGAATGGAAACTTCCAAAAGTGCCTCTGagctgatgggggtgggggtggtggaaaGAGCAGGAATGTTGCCATGGTACACCAATCTGGAGCCTGAGGCTGAGAGCGGGAAGCCCAGAGTTTGCCAAGGTCATTCCTTTcggctccacccccacccccagagaccTGCATGAAGACCTTGCCTTCCCAGTTAATCAGCCAACAAGAGGGCCCATTCCAGAGGCCCTCACGGTTGGGCCCCAATGGTCTGATGAACTTGAATAATTTCACAGAACATCAGCATCAGATAAGCATTCTGTGACTGTGATGGGTCATGACACGTCCAGACCCCTCAGTAGCCATGGCCGAGCACAGCAAACAGGAACACTGTCCAATCACATCAGCGACTACACAGCCTCTCCTGGCTGGAGCATGACCTGTGCTTCTTTGTCAGCTACATCCTTAGCTTGGTCTTCCATGTAGGATCTTAACCAAGATGCCTCATCATGGGATCAGCCCCACTTCCCAATAGCATCCAGTCTAGAGCAGAGACCCACTTCCATGGACCCTCCCCTCAGTCACCTCAAACAAGCCCATATCCCTTAAGTCCCTTCTCACAGCCTCTTACAGAGACACCTCACAGATCCCCTGGGGTTTCTCCCCTCACTGCAATGAGTAACAAATGTACGTGTGctcagccatatccaactcttgcaaccacatggactgtagcccaccaggctcctctgtccatgggattttccaaccaagaatactggaacaggttgccatttcctgctctaggggatcttcctgaaccagagagcaaacccaaatcttctatgtctcctgcattggcaggtagattctttaccactgagctacctgcaAAGCCCGCAATGAGTAACAAACCCAACAAGTAACCACAGGTGgagcggtggtaaagaatcctcctaccagtgcaggagaggcaggaggtgcaggtttgatccctgggtcaggaaagtgccctggagaaggaaatgaagacccactccagtgttctggcctgggacATTCCATGGGAGTCGCCAAAAAGTCGATacgacttatcgactaaacaacaagcaacCACAGGTGAGCTCCTGGTGGCCCTCACCTGCAGGGTGCTGGCAGAAGGATCCCATCAAATCCCCATGCCTCCCACCAACCCTGCAAAATGCAAAGACAAGGATCCATCACCTCCCTCTTACAGGTGAGAAAAGTGAGGTCCAAGCCCAAGGTCACGGAGTAGGGTGAATATGTAATTTATCATCCCGAGGGGATAATTTGAGGGTGAAAGGTCTAACTAGGCAGGGACAGTGGGCCGGAACGAGGGCAGTCCAGGGCAGGCCAGGCATGTGGTCTCCCAATCATGCAGCAGGATGAAGGGAGATCTGGTctggaagggaagcctggcccgGGCATCTGTGTCCCTGCCTCAGTCCCCGGCCCCCTCCCTGGGACAGGTTTCTCTCTGTGGGCCGGGCTGGCAGCCAGACCCTCCTGGTTCTCTGCTGAGTTCTGGGGTGCCCTGCAGTGTGATGTGGAGGCAGGGGCCACTCTCGAGTTTCCACCCGCACAGCTGTCCCACCAGCCACACTGCTGTGTCTTCTGTTCACTTTCCAGAGAGTCCCCTCACTGATCCCCCTTGGTTATCCTGCCCAGAGGGGGACAGCGGAAGCAGCGTTGGGTGTGGGAAGAGGGTTCACATAAAAGAATTTGCAGATGAATGAAGGTAACCATTCTAAACACTGAAAACTTTTTTATTTGAACCTCCCACTGGTGTTCTCTCTGATGCAGGTCACCCCTCCCCTGAGTGAATGAGCAGAGCACAGGAACAGCTGTTACAGCAGAGGCTTTCCTACTGGAGGCGGCAATGACCCAGAAAGGAGATGGAGGGGGTGCCAGGGGCATGCCCTTCCCTCGGCCATGACCCCAATCCCGACCCAGAGGCATGGCCCAGGTGAAGGTCAGCCCTCCTAAGAGGCCCAGGGTGCCAGCTCTGATTGTGGGGGCCAGGGCTGAGGTGGTACCACCCATGCTGGGGCCCAGAGGGGCTTTGCAGAGATCAGCCCAAGAAAGCATCACTCAGTGATGCTGCCATACCTTCAGGGGCTGCTCAGACACCCAGAGCTGTTTGTTCCTGGGCTCCGTGGCCGCAATGGTTGTGTGGGTGTCACTCTGTTGGGACAGTTTTTAACCCCTCTGTTCCCACCTCAGTTTCTGCTCTGCACTCTGTGTCTAACCTATAAGATGCCAGGTTCAGAGTATTGTGAGCCCCTTGAGGGTGAGAACCATCATCAGTTCGTGTCTCTTTCCGCCTAAAGATCCCAGCTTCCCATCTGGCACACGGTAGATGCTCCATAGATGCCACTGGGACCAAATGAGTTAAGTCAAGAGTCTGAGAGTCAGTGGAATGAGGGGTGGGGCATTCCCTGCAAAAGCCTTCTGGGTTCTGGTCACTTGTGTACAACCTCAGGGGCCACCAGTTGAGCATAGGAGAGACCAAGGCAAGTGAAGCAAAGGTACTGGCCTTGAGCAGGCAGCCACACTCCAAGATAAATGTGGAAGGGCCAGGACTAACTCAGTCCAAAAGCAGCGATATCAGGAAGAGCCTTCAGAAGAGGGAGGTCTGTGCAGAGGTTTGAAAGATAAGCCTGAATGTGCCAGGCAGACAGGAACAAAGGGCATCCTGGTGGAGAAGACAGCTTGGCAAGGGCATAAGGCACAGGGTGAGCGTGGGGTGGGCTGACCAGGAGAAAGTCGGAAGGTCAGCAGAGGTCACTCATGGGAGATTTTGGATCCCAGAGCAACAGAAGCTACAGGAAGGATGTAGGACCAGATGTCAGCTCTGAATGAAGACCCATTTCACCATCCGTCTAGTGGATCAAAAGACTCAGCAGGAATGAGAACCCTGATGGGCTTTCACAGGGGATGAGGGACCCAGGGGCAGCACCAAGGAGGGTTCCTGGTCAGCAGCTAGCTTTGAGGTGAGGCTATAAAGGCACTTGAGGGCCCTGGCTGCTGCAAATCTTCTCAACAAATCCTATTACCTTCAAAGCTCCACAAAAAAAGTATTAATCGAAACAGCAATGGCCCAGTAATGTAATCATCTCCTCTCTGTGTGATTCTCAAAATGCTCTCGGCCCACTGAGAGTCTGCAAAATCAAACCCCATTTTGCAGTTAGTGAAATGGAAGCCCTGTGAGGTCACACGGAGATTGGTGGTGGAGCCAGATTGAAACCCCGGGAGCAGTTCCATGTCAGCCCTGGGCCTCAGGTTCAAAGCCCAGTTCCTTGTCTGGGAGGGGATCCCCGGGGCTGTCGGGAAGCCCATAGTACAGGTCTTCCTCTTCCTGTGCCGGCCCCTCTGTGCCTGTGTCTGaagcctcttcttcctcttttgtccTTGGGGACCTCTGCTGGGAGCTAGGCACAGCTGCCTCCCACCGCTGCTTCTCTGGAGGCGCATCCTCCGTCGCAGGGGCATCAATCAGGGCAAAGTCGTGGAAGCGGTCCAGCTGGCACCTGCAGGTCCGGGACTCCGGAGGCGGGGGCTGAGGTTCCGCTTCCTCAGGTGGAGACGGGTTAGGGCTGCTGCCCTCACTGGAGCCCACGTCCAAGTCATCTTGGAAGGAAGCCAAGGGTGCAGAACCCTGGGGACAGGTCGGGGGACTGCAGGGGTAAAGGCGGAGAGGGTGGGGTAGCCctgagtcagactgcctgggtctgAACCCCAGCCATGAGCTGCAAGGGCCGGGATAGGTGAGTTgacctgtctgagcctcagtttcctcccctgtaaaatgggggaaataccAGCATTCGCTCCTATGGTTCTCCCCAAGGTTTATAGCAAATAATGAGTACAAAGCACTTTGCATGaggcctggcatgtagtaggtgctcaagaaatggACCATTATTATGTTATCCAAACCAGGTCACTCCTCTGCCTCTCCAACCACTCAGGGACTCCTCTGGGCTACCGCCCCTGTCACACTGGGCGTCACCTTCTGTCCCTTCGTCTGCCTCCCCCAGTGGCTGAGGGGCTCCCGCAGGGTGGGGCTGTGAAGGCCTGGCAGGGAGTAGGTGCCCAGGGATGCTGGTGGGTGAGTGACTACAGGCTTGAATGAGGAATATTCATGTTCCCGTTCGTGAATGgctggggacagggtgggggtgggggaggggatggagagaCCTGCCTGAGGCCAAGAGCATGTCAGCAGCAGAGTCTGGATTTGAACTTAGGTCCCGCCTGGCTCCTCATGGTGAGAGTTCAAACTACTCTGAGGTAGGAGTGATTATTCtcatgtgaggaaactgaggcttggcaaGGTGAGGAGCACTTGAAGGTTACACAGCAGAGGAGCTGGGGCTTGAACCAGGCCCAGGTGACTACGCCCAGACCCACGCGTCTCCTCAGGGTGTCCCCAGTCACCCTCAGTGGCCCACACCCCCTCCTCCTTCACCCCAGAACCCCTCTGCTCTGCACACTCACCTGAGCCTGCCCTGACTTGGGTCTCCTTCTCCCTCATCCTGGTCCGAGCCCCTGTGGATGACCACGGCGGCTTCCAACCAGGTCTGAGGGTCATGAGGGCCACTTTCTCCTCCATCGCTGGCTCCTGGCTGCTGCTGTCCGGGTTCCGGGTCCAGGAGGGGGCGGGGGTCCTCACTGTAGCTCATGACCTTCATCTGGATGTggctgaagtcaggcaggctCTGGTCATAGGCCGCTGCCTCCCACAGCCTGACGTAGGGGGGCTGGGGGCTGAATGGGGGTGCAGGAGACAGCAGGAGAGAGAATAGGCAGATAGGCAAAGATTTGCTGTGTTGTCCTCTGGCCCGCCTGCTCTGAGCAGCGGGTCTCCCTTGATCTCCAAGAAGCCTCTGGGAGCAGTTACTGTACTCAGTTCatggatgaggagactgaggcccagcaaGGTAAGCTGAGTAGCAGAGCTCAGACACTCAGGCCAGTGTTCCTTTCACCCCGTGTCTCCAAAGTGAACCCCAAGGCTGCAACTACCAAATGAAGGTCAGTTTATATTAACTGGGAGTTTGCTGGGTTCCAGACAGTGGCCTGAAGGCTTTATGCTGTTTATTTTGAGCAAGCCCTTGAAGCAGAGCCATcgttcccatttttcagatgaggacacAGCAGCAGGAAGGGCCCAGCGACTGAGTGGTCCTTGTGGGCCAGGCTCTGTGGGTTAGCTCATCGAGTCCTTGCCGGAACTCTGGGAGCTGCTGGGGGAGGCTGAGGCACAGACACTGGCTGGCTTGCCTGGGTGACTCAGACCTAGGGAAGGGGCTGGGGTTCCAAGCACCACCTTCTCCACTGCTCTACGATCCAGGGCTAGGGAGTGACAGGGAGGAGCCCAGGATCAGGGCGACCTGAGCCCCAGCTCTATTCCAGCAGCTCTCCCGTGTGACCAGTCCTGAGGCTGGTCCCAATACCCACCCAGGGTCTATCTGCCTCAGTCCCCTGGGACATTTGGTCACCTAGGTGCCAGGGACAGAAAATACCATCACCACCTCCTTCCCCAAGCAAAACAGAGAATGTCCCAGAGCCCTGGCCACAGATCCTGGATCTGCAGCCTGGACTTCTGAACACAATCATCACAGcttcaggggtggggaggggcgacCAAGTCAGGTCACCCCTCCAGGGCTGCCGTGTTTTGGCAAGACAGCACTTGGAACTTCCAAGGATGAAGGCAGGTCTGGTCTGGTATTGACTCTCTGTGAGGTTTGAGTTTGTGATTGCActtcttgagcctcagtttccacatctgtataaAGGGTCCGACACTACCACGCCTTTCATAGATTCCTATGAAGACCAAAAGAAGTTATGGGCACAAAATGCCTGAGTTGGTCTCTGGTGCTTTTGGAAGCGTTTCCTACCAATGATGGCAAAGGCTTATAGAGGGCCTGCTATGGTCCAGGCTCTGTTCTTAGCACTTGGCTTATAAAGTCTGCCATCCAGTATCACAGGTtccacatctgtggattcaactaACTGTGGTTTGAAGatactcaggaaaaaaattttagaaagccCCAaatagcaaaacttgaatttgtcacACACCAGCAActacttacatagcatttacattatattatacaatcctagagaattccaaggactgtgtagttcatggggtcacaaagagtcagacaggactgagcgactttcactttcattatatttACAACTATTGACATAGCATTTACATGCTATTTATTagaagtaatctagagatgatttaaagtatatgggagtaaagtttaaaaacaaaataaaattaaaactaaaaaaaataaaagcaactagactattaaaaaaaaataaagtatatgggaggatgtcttacattataaacaaatattatgcctttttatataagggacttgagcatctgcagattttggtgtCTGAGGGGGATCTGGAGCCAGTTCCCCACAGATGCCAAGATATGATTATTATCTCATTTTGCCCCTCCACTGAAGCTGTATTTGAAATACACCGTATCTGTATTTCAAAGATGGGGCAAAGAGAGGCAGGTCAATTTCCCAAAGTCACTCAGCCAAAAAGTGGCAGGGCCCCAGGGCTATGCCTTGGCCATCATTATGCCTCTTTTTTGCTAGCGTAGTAGTCATCACCACTGTGTGGGATTTAGGGTCACACCTATTTGGCTGCCACTAATTTGCTGTAAGGCAGGACAAAAatccccaagcctcagtttcctcatctgtaaaatgggaacaataatgaACACCTCATAGACTTGAGAGGCCAAAACAATCTATGATTTCTGAGAGTCTGTTCTCAGTAAGTAAGAAGGTAAAGCCAGAGCCTGCAGCAGAAGGGACACTGCCCCTCTGCTCATGCCCCACCCCCTCACTCTCCTCAGCAGGGGGAGACTGGCCTGAGGGTCACtaaccctcccctccctccactccaCCCAGAAGGCTCAGCACCCACCTCTTCATCTCGGCAGCAAACCCGCTCTCCAGCAGGCCCAGCGCCTTCGCCTTCGTGGACAGGACACCTTGGAAGTCAGAGTCAGCAGGTATGAAGGTGATCTGCAGGGCAAAGGGGAGAAGGCTTCTCTGTAGCTGCCCGCACACATTCGTACTTGCTGCTCCCCCAGAGCAGGGGCCTAACCTCTCCAGATACCCTGGGACAGAGACCTCACAAGGGAGCGCACCCTGTTTGACAGGAGGGCCCAGCACTGCTGGCTATCTGGATCTCTGGGCTCCTGCTCCCACTGGCCCTTCATTCACCCAGCAAACACTCCTGGAGCATcggctgtgtgccaggcactcttctaggcAGTAGGGGGCAGCAGTGAGTGAATGAGACAGGCACCCCTTCCCTGGGGGAGGTCATATCTTGTCCTGCCTGACATGGAGCAGGCCCTTCATCCGTATCTGGTGAATGGGTGAGAAGCAGGTATTGTCAGGTGTTTCCTGGCACCGACAAAGGCTGCGACAGAGGACAGAAAAGGGGGTGGCCGGGGTGGTGCCCAACCCTGACCCTGAACTCTCTGGGATCTCGAGGTCTCTGCAGGTGCCACACCACAGGTGGGCACGGGCAGTGGAAGGGAGGCAGGTCACAAAGGAGGCAGTGGGATGAGGCAGAAGGCGCCCTGCCTTTGGGGTCTGAGAGGCTGGGTGAGCAGCCTTCCTTGGGCAGGTCATCACTTCTCCCAGAGCCTGTCTGTgatcctctgtaaaatggggttcgcctcaaagagatatttgcagcGCTGTTCACAatggccaaaag
This region includes:
- the BSND gene encoding barttin, with the translated sequence MTDEKTFRIGFIVLGLFLLALGTFLMSHDRPQVYGTFYAMGGVMVIGGVIWSMCQCYPKITFIPADSDFQGVLSTKAKALGLLESGFAAEMKSPQPPYVRLWEAAAYDQSLPDFSHIQMKVMSYSEDPRPLLDPEPGQQQPGASDGGESGPHDPQTWLEAAVVIHRGSDQDEGEGDPSQGRLSPPTCPQGSAPLASFQDDLDVGSSEGSSPNPSPPEEAEPQPPPPESRTCRCQLDRFHDFALIDAPATEDAPPEKQRWEAAVPSSQQRSPRTKEEEEASDTGTEGPAQEEEDLYYGLPDSPGDPLPDKELGFEPEAQG